Proteins from a single region of Streptomyces griseiscabiei:
- a CDS encoding MerR family transcriptional regulator, with protein sequence MTVMETTSPPSVMSATDAAGATGTAGGDSCAGPPLKPRRPDGQDKYTISEVVDLTGLTAHTLRWYERIGLMPHIDRSHTGQRRYRNRDLDWLDLVGKLRLTGMPVADMVRYAELVREGDHTYTARFDLLKSTRDDVLSRIAELQDTLNVLDRKINFYADAGLALASERAS encoded by the coding sequence CCGAGTGTCATGAGTGCCACCGATGCCGCGGGTGCCACGGGTACCGCAGGGGGCGACAGTTGCGCCGGACCGCCGCTGAAGCCGCGCCGGCCGGACGGGCAGGACAAGTACACGATCAGCGAGGTCGTCGACCTCACCGGTCTGACGGCGCACACCCTGCGCTGGTACGAGCGGATCGGTCTGATGCCGCACATCGACCGCTCCCACACCGGCCAGCGCCGCTACCGCAACCGCGACCTCGACTGGCTCGACCTCGTCGGCAAGCTCCGGCTCACCGGTATGCCGGTCGCCGACATGGTCCGGTACGCCGAACTGGTGCGCGAGGGCGACCACACCTACACCGCGCGCTTCGACCTGCTCAAGTCGACCCGGGACGACGTCCTGTCCCGCATCGCCGAGCTGCAGGACACCCTGAACGTGCTCGACCGGAAGATCAACTTCTACGCTGACGCGGGGCTGGCCCTGGCGTCGGAGAGGGCTTCATGA
- a CDS encoding aldo/keto reductase, with translation MTDATTNGRIATARLGADGPEVGVQGLGCMAMTFAYGVSFAYGPSDAEESRATLDRALELGVTLYDTAYVYGAGENEKFLSPFFKAHRDEVVVATKFGLAIDPGDPTKRIVRNDAVHIRESVEDSLRRLDVDVIDLYYMHRRDVDVPLEESVGVMAELVREGKVKQLGLSEVTAAELRTAHAVHPIAAVQSEWSLFSRDIETNVVPTARELGVTLVAYSPLGRGFLTGSFAKAEDLTADDFRRHQPRYTGANAAANSALLDPIREVAEAHGATPGQIALAWVHRQSATYGLPVVPIPGTRRRGRVEENTAATRIVLGEEDMTLLEPIAAKVAGDRYADMRFTSAGRE, from the coding sequence ATGACCGACGCCACGACCAACGGCAGGATCGCGACCGCACGGCTGGGCGCCGACGGCCCCGAGGTGGGTGTCCAGGGCCTCGGCTGCATGGCCATGACCTTCGCGTACGGCGTGAGCTTCGCGTACGGCCCCTCGGACGCCGAGGAGTCCCGGGCCACCCTCGACCGCGCACTGGAGCTGGGCGTCACGCTCTACGACACGGCGTACGTGTACGGCGCCGGGGAGAACGAGAAGTTCCTCTCCCCCTTCTTCAAGGCGCACCGCGACGAGGTCGTCGTCGCCACCAAGTTCGGCCTGGCGATCGACCCCGGCGACCCCACCAAGCGGATCGTCCGCAACGACGCGGTGCACATCCGCGAGTCCGTCGAGGACAGCCTGCGCCGCCTGGACGTCGACGTGATCGACCTCTACTACATGCACCGCCGCGATGTGGATGTCCCCCTCGAGGAGAGCGTCGGCGTCATGGCCGAGCTGGTCCGCGAGGGCAAGGTCAAACAGCTGGGCCTCAGCGAGGTCACGGCCGCCGAGCTGCGGACGGCCCACGCCGTGCACCCCATCGCGGCCGTGCAGTCCGAGTGGTCCCTCTTCAGCCGCGACATCGAGACGAACGTCGTCCCCACCGCCCGCGAGCTGGGCGTCACCCTCGTCGCCTACTCCCCGCTCGGACGGGGCTTCCTCACCGGCTCCTTCGCCAAGGCCGAGGACCTCACCGCCGACGACTTCCGCCGCCACCAGCCCCGCTACACGGGCGCCAACGCGGCGGCGAACTCCGCCCTCCTGGACCCGATCCGAGAGGTCGCCGAGGCCCACGGCGCCACCCCGGGCCAGATCGCCCTGGCCTGGGTCCACCGGCAGTCGGCGACGTACGGTCTCCCGGTCGTCCCGATCCCGGGCACCCGCAGGCGGGGAAGGGTGGAGGAGAACACGGCGGCGACGAGGATCGTCCTGGGCGAGGAGGACATGACGCTGCTGGAGCCGATAGCCGCGAAGGTGGCGGGCGACCGTTACGCGGACATGCGCTTCACTTCCGCAGGCAGGGAGTAG